From Micromonospora echinospora, one genomic window encodes:
- a CDS encoding aldehyde dehydrogenase family protein, with the protein MRLHSHLPEHLLSRLILGSELVDVDRTDLAEITGPAGAATWPVAVASPEHARRALDAAAAAQSSWARTSLAERASVVRGYRAFLDAEAEALAMLIVLESGKTITDARLEVAVAGAVVDELLACAPTAVGAHEDGDRTVRVTTLRAPVGPSLLITPWNFPLTMASRKVVSALLAGCTFVLKPSERTPLTAMYLVDALCRAGLPTGVGSVVPSHRSAEILAGLTGDPRLRKISFTGSTAVGRAILRASTTHFQRVGLELGGNAPAVICPGADLEAAVTTIWQAKLYNNGQACTAPNRVLVPESAAADVFALFRAAATGTAVADPWTESARLGPVISEAAADRLRRLVEAPHGGTVVTGGVEPGTPGASVPATVVLAPDPGAGVCVEELFGPVLPVVTYPDDDLGAALALANSTEYGLASYVFGDAAQTDLVAAGLDVGMVAVNRGSVSHPKAAFGGVKHSGFGRENGVEGIDEFLETRTVLRPVPAQESAR; encoded by the coding sequence ATGCGGCTCCACTCGCACCTGCCCGAGCACCTGCTCAGCCGGCTGATCCTCGGCTCCGAACTGGTCGACGTCGACCGCACCGACCTCGCCGAGATCACCGGCCCGGCGGGGGCGGCCACCTGGCCGGTCGCGGTCGCCTCGCCGGAGCACGCCCGCCGCGCCCTGGACGCGGCAGCCGCCGCCCAGTCGAGCTGGGCACGGACCTCCCTGGCCGAGCGGGCCAGTGTGGTGCGCGGCTACCGGGCCTTCCTCGACGCCGAGGCCGAGGCGCTGGCCATGCTGATCGTGCTGGAGAGCGGCAAGACCATCACCGACGCCCGGCTCGAGGTGGCGGTCGCCGGTGCCGTGGTGGACGAGTTGCTGGCCTGTGCCCCGACGGCCGTCGGAGCACACGAGGACGGCGACCGGACCGTACGGGTCACCACCCTCCGCGCGCCGGTCGGGCCGTCGCTGCTCATCACGCCGTGGAACTTCCCGCTCACCATGGCCAGCCGCAAGGTGGTGTCCGCGCTGCTGGCCGGCTGCACCTTCGTCCTCAAGCCGTCCGAGCGCACCCCGCTGACCGCGATGTACCTGGTGGACGCGCTGTGCCGGGCGGGACTGCCCACCGGGGTCGGCTCGGTCGTACCGTCGCACCGGTCCGCCGAGATCCTGGCCGGGCTGACCGGCGACCCCCGGTTGCGCAAGATCTCGTTCACCGGATCGACCGCGGTGGGCCGCGCCATCCTGCGGGCCAGCACCACGCACTTCCAGCGGGTGGGCCTGGAACTGGGCGGCAACGCGCCGGCGGTCATCTGCCCGGGAGCCGACCTGGAGGCGGCCGTCACCACCATCTGGCAGGCCAAGCTCTACAACAACGGGCAGGCTTGCACCGCACCCAACCGGGTGCTGGTGCCCGAGTCCGCCGCAGCCGATGTCTTCGCGCTCTTCCGCGCCGCCGCCACCGGCACCGCCGTCGCCGACCCGTGGACGGAGTCGGCCCGACTCGGTCCGGTGATCAGCGAGGCAGCCGCCGACCGGCTGCGGCGGCTGGTCGAGGCGCCGCACGGCGGCACCGTGGTCACCGGCGGCGTCGAGCCCGGCACGCCCGGCGCCAGCGTCCCCGCGACCGTCGTGCTCGCGCCCGACCCCGGCGCGGGGGTCTGCGTCGAGGAGCTCTTCGGCCCGGTGCTGCCGGTGGTCACCTACCCGGACGACGATCTCGGCGCGGCCCTGGCCCTGGCCAACTCCACCGAGTACGGACTCGCGTCCTACGTCTTCGGCGACGCCGCCCAGACCGATCTGGTCGCGGCCGGCCTCGACGTCGGCATGGTGGCGGTCAACCGGGGCAGCGTCTCGCACCCCAAGGCCGCCTTCGGCGGGGTGAAGCACTCCGGCTTCGGCCGGGAGAACGGCGTCGAGGGGATCGACGAGTTCCTCGAAACCCGGACGGTCCTGCGTCCCGTACCCGCACAGGAGTCCGCACGGTGA
- a CDS encoding LLM class flavin-dependent oxidoreductase, giving the protein MDLGLFLSYQANNDEQYSGIYDRMLAYAVAADRAGFSRIWVPEHHLVQFMPAPSALIQAAAIAQHVECRVGTAVVVLPYHAPIQLAAEVAATDHLVNGRLDFGVARGAYKYEFDVFGIDFASSLPRFIEVLDSVRALWLNDETGTSFTGEYVTFEDAYVWPRPRQLPHPPIWLGAQAPAAVEDAAGRGYNVLNSLFLWDDAHASKVVEAFRRGQAKAGLTGQTQLGLTRYAFVVDDEAEVEHRLREILEGWRIHRQLHDFTQNADPRGVVRPVTGPDEPSLDDLRRVLLVGTPDQVREKLRFYRDAGVDILNLNLTFGAPQDLTLRSIELFGEIAASLVEAGAAV; this is encoded by the coding sequence ATGGACCTCGGACTCTTCCTTTCGTACCAGGCGAACAACGACGAGCAGTACTCGGGAATCTACGACCGCATGCTGGCGTACGCCGTCGCGGCGGACCGGGCGGGCTTCTCCCGTATCTGGGTCCCGGAGCACCATCTGGTCCAGTTCATGCCGGCCCCCTCGGCGCTGATCCAGGCCGCCGCCATCGCCCAGCACGTCGAGTGCCGGGTGGGCACGGCGGTGGTGGTGCTGCCGTACCACGCGCCGATCCAACTCGCCGCCGAGGTCGCGGCGACCGACCACCTGGTGAACGGACGGCTGGACTTCGGCGTGGCGCGTGGCGCGTACAAGTACGAGTTCGACGTCTTCGGCATCGACTTCGCCAGCAGCCTGCCCCGCTTCATCGAGGTGCTGGACTCGGTACGCGCGCTCTGGCTCAACGACGAGACCGGCACCTCGTTCACGGGCGAGTACGTCACCTTCGAGGACGCGTACGTCTGGCCGCGCCCCCGTCAGCTCCCCCACCCGCCGATCTGGCTCGGCGCCCAGGCCCCCGCAGCCGTCGAGGACGCCGCCGGGCGGGGCTACAACGTCCTCAACTCGCTCTTCCTCTGGGACGACGCCCACGCGTCGAAGGTCGTCGAGGCCTTCCGACGCGGGCAGGCGAAGGCGGGCCTGACCGGCCAGACCCAGCTCGGCCTGACCCGGTACGCCTTCGTCGTCGACGACGAGGCCGAGGTCGAGCACCGGCTCCGGGAGATCCTGGAGGGCTGGCGCATCCACCGACAGCTGCACGACTTCACCCAGAACGCCGACCCGCGCGGGGTGGTCCGGCCGGTGACCGGCCCGGACGAGCCGAGCCTGGACGACCTGCGGCGGGTCCTGCTGGTCGGCACCCCCGACCAGGTACGGGAAAAGCTGCGGTTCTACCGCGACGCGGGGGTCGACATCCTGAACCTGAACCTGACCTTCGGCGCCCCGCAGGACCTGACCCTGCGGTCGATCGAACTGTTCGGGGAGATCGCCGCATCGCTGGTCGAGGCCGGGGCGGCGGTCTGA
- a CDS encoding flavin reductase: MNDPLLFRRTMGRFPTGVTVVTTRDADGRPWGMTANSFTSVSLTPPLISLCIDRRAGSFSAFSGCRTFGVSILGEHQQDLAVRFATPLDDKFTGLATREDHPGAILMSGSAATLVCSVHTRVDIGDHVMLVGAVQECTLGPSAPLGYCDGSFFTPNGGTAPDGVDTPLNETRPGRQILVGWLVEYESRILLSRDRATGTWRLPVGPLQAGPTMSEALIGTSRAVMGQVIEPEFLYSAIDLSKSETCHVYRARPSVVPRQTPDLRLFAEGDIPWADLSHSSMEVILRRYFEERVSDRFGIFLNLGAGRIAKIEHESPWTDDHAGEYERSAS; encoded by the coding sequence GTGAACGACCCCCTACTCTTCCGGCGGACCATGGGCCGCTTCCCCACCGGCGTCACGGTCGTCACCACCCGCGACGCCGACGGGCGGCCGTGGGGAATGACCGCGAACTCGTTCACGTCGGTCTCGCTGACCCCGCCGCTGATCTCACTCTGCATCGACCGGAGGGCCGGCAGTTTCTCCGCTTTCTCGGGCTGCCGGACGTTCGGCGTCAGCATCCTCGGCGAGCACCAACAGGATCTCGCGGTCCGGTTCGCCACGCCGCTCGACGACAAGTTCACCGGGCTCGCCACCCGGGAGGACCACCCCGGCGCGATCCTGATGTCCGGATCGGCCGCCACCCTGGTCTGTTCCGTACACACCCGGGTCGACATCGGCGACCATGTCATGCTCGTCGGCGCGGTGCAGGAGTGCACGCTCGGACCGAGCGCCCCGCTCGGCTACTGCGACGGGTCCTTCTTCACCCCCAACGGCGGCACCGCCCCCGACGGCGTCGACACGCCGCTGAACGAGACGCGGCCGGGCCGGCAGATCCTCGTCGGTTGGCTCGTCGAGTACGAGTCCCGGATCCTGCTGTCCCGGGACAGGGCCACCGGCACGTGGCGCCTGCCGGTGGGGCCACTGCAGGCCGGGCCGACCATGTCCGAGGCCCTGATCGGTACGTCCCGCGCCGTGATGGGTCAGGTCATCGAGCCGGAGTTCCTCTACTCGGCGATCGACCTCAGCAAGTCCGAGACCTGCCACGTCTACCGGGCCCGGCCGAGTGTCGTGCCCCGGCAGACGCCGGACCTGCGCCTGTTCGCCGAGGGCGACATCCCGTGGGCCGACCTGTCCCACTCGTCGATGGAGGTGATCCTGCGCCGGTACTTCGAGGAACGCGTCAGTGACCGATTCGGCATCTTCCTGAACCTGGGCGCCGGCCGCATCGCCAAGATCGAGCACGAGTCCCCGTGGACCGACGACCACGCCGGGGAGTACGAGCGCTCCGCATCGTAG
- a CDS encoding cupin domain-containing protein, whose product MVGPTVDDVGRDLAVFRRVTADLRPSGNEIFEGGRVVSCDVDQIAASIAAMQTTPVRSALVHFDPGARTRLHTHAGDQILIVTEGPGHVGRPGRDLRVDVGDVVVVPAGLLHYHGAGRDTPMAHLTVLFGVGTELADGHPHWPPAEGDDS is encoded by the coding sequence ATGGTGGGACCGACGGTCGACGACGTGGGCCGGGATCTGGCGGTCTTCCGTCGCGTCACCGCAGATCTGCGTCCGAGCGGCAACGAGATCTTCGAGGGTGGCCGCGTCGTCTCCTGCGACGTCGACCAGATCGCCGCATCCATCGCGGCGATGCAGACGACGCCGGTCCGGTCGGCCCTCGTGCATTTCGATCCCGGTGCCCGGACCCGGCTGCACACCCATGCCGGCGACCAGATCCTGATCGTCACCGAGGGACCGGGGCACGTCGGCCGGCCGGGCCGGGACCTCCGAGTGGACGTCGGCGACGTCGTGGTCGTACCGGCCGGCCTCCTGCACTACCACGGCGCCGGCCGCGACACACCCATGGCGCACCTGACGGTGCTCTTCGGAGTGGGCACCGAGCTGGCCGACGGACATCCGCACTGGCCACCGGCCGAAGGAGATGACTCGTGA
- a CDS encoding amino acid ABC transporter ATP-binding protein, whose protein sequence is MEQTQAVVTLTGIRKSYGSFVALNDVSLSVDAGETVCIIGPSGSGKSTLLRCCNLLELPDAGTLDVGGTRYFPLAARARARSESLRGLRTRTAMVFQSFELFPHLSAIDNVALAPVQVRGVSRATANESARSLLERVGLRDFTSARPSTLSGGQAQRVSIARALAMEPEVLLFDEPTSALDPEMVGEVLEIMRELALSGATMLVVTHEMRFAREVATRVVVMDHGQIVETGTPDEVFERPRHVRTQRFLQALSRSGYAV, encoded by the coding sequence ATGGAGCAGACGCAGGCGGTCGTCACCCTCACGGGCATCCGTAAGTCGTACGGGTCGTTCGTCGCCCTGAACGACGTGTCCCTGTCGGTCGACGCGGGCGAGACCGTGTGCATCATCGGCCCCAGCGGATCCGGCAAGTCCACCCTGCTGCGCTGCTGCAACCTGCTCGAACTGCCCGACGCCGGGACGCTCGACGTCGGCGGGACGCGGTACTTCCCTCTGGCAGCGCGGGCGAGGGCACGATCGGAGTCGCTTCGCGGGCTGCGCACCCGCACGGCGATGGTGTTCCAGAGCTTCGAGCTCTTCCCCCACCTGTCCGCCATCGACAACGTCGCGCTGGCCCCAGTCCAGGTCCGGGGGGTGAGCCGGGCGACCGCCAACGAGAGCGCCCGGTCGCTGCTTGAACGGGTCGGCCTGCGCGACTTCACCTCGGCCCGGCCCTCGACGCTCTCCGGTGGTCAGGCGCAGCGGGTCTCGATCGCCCGTGCGCTGGCCATGGAGCCGGAAGTACTGCTCTTCGACGAGCCCACCTCGGCGTTGGACCCGGAGATGGTCGGCGAGGTGCTGGAGATCATGCGCGAGCTGGCGTTGTCCGGGGCGACCATGCTGGTCGTCACGCACGAGATGCGCTTCGCGCGCGAGGTGGCAACCCGGGTGGTGGTCATGGACCACGGACAGATCGTCGAAACCGGCACCCCGGACGAGGTCTTCGAACGTCCACGACACGTTCGGACCCAGCGGTTCCTCCAGGCCCTGTCGCGCTCCGGCTATGCGGTCTGA
- a CDS encoding substrate-binding periplasmic protein has product MSITISVARRARRLGAVVALAGLLAVSACGGSDDEAGASDLPFDLIKPGHLTVTYSESYLPKIASGDNGTLEGYEGFLLTKVAEKYNLKLAPMPTEFASQILSVRQGRADVGTGIYYTEERAKQVFYTRPNITDRLGALTLKTTAYENVDSLKGKPIASVNGFSYNEYLFTYYGKNNVKLFPSYAEASQAVLGGQVVAFMGSTGTAPGIIKSHPELNLHTFADGDFSLPANVSKSATYEYVNCDNPGLADAIDQVYQELVDSGEWQKQLEQWGVGGAEYVPPAERPTQHCS; this is encoded by the coding sequence ATGAGCATCACAATCAGTGTGGCCCGCCGCGCGCGGCGGCTGGGCGCCGTGGTCGCGCTCGCCGGGTTGCTGGCGGTATCGGCCTGCGGCGGATCCGACGACGAGGCCGGCGCGAGCGACCTGCCGTTCGACCTGATCAAGCCCGGTCACCTCACGGTCACCTACTCCGAGAGCTACCTACCGAAGATCGCCTCCGGCGACAACGGCACCCTGGAGGGGTACGAGGGCTTCCTGCTCACCAAGGTCGCCGAGAAGTACAACCTGAAGCTGGCCCCGATGCCCACCGAGTTCGCCTCGCAGATCCTGTCCGTACGGCAGGGGCGGGCGGACGTCGGCACCGGGATCTACTACACCGAGGAGCGGGCCAAGCAGGTCTTCTACACCCGCCCGAACATCACCGACCGGCTCGGCGCGCTGACCCTGAAGACCACGGCGTACGAGAACGTGGACAGCCTCAAGGGCAAGCCGATCGCCTCGGTGAACGGCTTCTCGTACAACGAGTACCTCTTCACCTACTACGGGAAGAACAACGTCAAGCTCTTCCCGTCGTACGCCGAGGCGTCCCAGGCGGTGCTGGGCGGCCAGGTGGTGGCCTTCATGGGCTCGACCGGGACCGCACCCGGCATCATCAAGTCGCACCCCGAGCTGAACCTGCACACGTTCGCCGACGGTGACTTCTCGCTGCCCGCGAACGTGTCGAAGTCCGCCACCTACGAGTACGTCAACTGCGACAACCCGGGGCTGGCCGACGCGATCGACCAGGTCTACCAGGAGCTGGTCGACTCCGGGGAGTGGCAGAAGCAGCTCGAGCAGTGGGGCGTCGGTGGTGCCGAGTACGTGCCCCCGGCCGAGCGCCCGACCCAGCACTGCTCCTGA
- a CDS encoding amino acid ABC transporter permease, giving the protein MAEWLDFLLEGLWTTLQLVALSTVLTIVIAVPLAVARISPRRWVRWLSGTFVEVFRSIPLPVLLAALYFGFGPALSGLGLDAFKLAVIAIVVNEAAYVAEVLKGLLQSVPIGQWQAAASLGMRRRQALRLVILPRIRRPSVPHAVNGFIYIVKGSALASIITVPELTLHANQLMIDTFRPLEVYALVGVIYLAINIPVSYLARLAEGGPGQRRRRSRTDRARPAAESAATGVGG; this is encoded by the coding sequence ATGGCTGAATGGCTCGACTTCCTGTTGGAGGGTCTCTGGACGACCCTCCAACTGGTCGCCCTGAGCACGGTGCTGACCATCGTCATCGCCGTACCGCTCGCCGTGGCGCGGATCAGCCCGCGCCGGTGGGTCCGCTGGCTGTCCGGGACCTTTGTCGAGGTGTTCCGCAGCATCCCACTGCCGGTGCTCCTGGCGGCGCTGTACTTCGGGTTCGGACCCGCGCTCTCGGGGCTCGGCCTGGACGCCTTCAAGCTGGCGGTGATCGCCATCGTCGTCAACGAGGCCGCGTACGTCGCCGAGGTCCTCAAGGGCCTCCTGCAGTCCGTACCCATCGGGCAGTGGCAGGCGGCGGCGAGCCTCGGGATGCGGCGCCGGCAGGCACTGCGCCTGGTGATCCTGCCCCGGATCCGACGGCCGTCCGTGCCGCACGCCGTCAACGGGTTCATCTACATCGTCAAGGGCAGCGCATTGGCCTCCATCATCACCGTCCCGGAGCTGACACTGCACGCGAACCAGCTCATGATCGACACGTTTCGCCCCCTCGAGGTGTACGCGCTCGTCGGGGTCATCTACCTCGCCATCAACATCCCGGTGTCCTACCTGGCACGGCTCGCCGAGGGCGGCCCGGGCCAGCGCCGGAGGCGGTCGCGGACGGACCGGGCCCGACCCGCCGCCGAATCGGCCGCGACGGGGGTGGGTGGCTGA
- a CDS encoding amino acid ABC transporter permease produces MDLYVRLVTEALPVTIAVSAAAWLLGTVLGTGLGMAGLSRRRWLRETQFFVSTVLRSLPELLAIYLLFYGITAHGVELTPFTATVLALGVTQAGFWAESVRAGVQVVGPRQFEAAYSLGLTTSQTYRKVIFPQLVSALTSPSLNMFVALTKLTAIAAAVGLPELLHTGRSVMDRTYDVLPVVVALAVTYLMLTVPLTFLVKAAEDRWRKRTARQTMPVFS; encoded by the coding sequence ATGGACCTGTACGTCCGCCTCGTCACCGAGGCACTGCCGGTGACGATCGCCGTCAGCGCGGCGGCCTGGCTGCTGGGCACCGTCCTCGGCACCGGGCTCGGGATGGCCGGCCTCAGCCGGCGTCGCTGGCTGCGGGAGACGCAGTTCTTCGTCAGCACCGTCCTGCGTAGCCTGCCGGAGCTGCTGGCGATCTACCTGCTGTTCTACGGCATCACCGCGCACGGGGTGGAACTGACCCCGTTCACCGCGACCGTCCTCGCGCTGGGCGTCACCCAGGCCGGCTTCTGGGCCGAGTCCGTCCGGGCGGGCGTCCAGGTGGTGGGCCCGCGCCAGTTCGAGGCCGCCTACTCGCTGGGGCTGACGACCAGCCAGACGTACCGGAAGGTGATCTTCCCCCAGCTGGTGTCGGCGCTGACCTCGCCCAGCCTGAACATGTTCGTCGCGCTGACCAAGCTGACCGCGATCGCCGCCGCGGTGGGCCTGCCCGAACTGCTGCACACCGGCCGCTCGGTGATGGACCGCACGTACGACGTGCTGCCGGTGGTCGTCGCGCTGGCCGTCACCTACCTGATGCTCACCGTCCCGCTGACCTTCCTGGTCAAGGCGGCCGAGGACCGGTGGCGCAAGCGTACGGCCCGGCAGACCATGCCGGTGTTCTCGTAG
- a CDS encoding alpha-lytic protease prodomain-containing protein — translation MRRIAVGWLAALSVAGTMLVGAPAAAQSVPDGAALEGMKVRLDRAASVPDEVTGWYADVDGQSLVVQALPGGAATARRFVENNGTPKRAVRVVEAAGRPQQESDRLGAGHGYLIGGTAGCTTGFAVTENLTGDAGFLTAGHCALETPPGALTADGRPLGVWGGYSFPYVDMAWVRTYTDWRPTAEVLGLGPVDGDEPASEGTTVCRSGVTTGVRCGTILAKNVTVIYHGTNGGPDKVMTGLTMTDACSEPGDSGAPYVAGDQAQGIHSGGTDLLCDDEDDRSYFQPIRPILHTFGLSLTRYWQGWNEVPGGQLVASSPAVTTLAGAEHVFARRADGQIIQNVRTGTQWSGWSPVPGGRTTPSAPTVTVHNNMLYLFVRDTAGRIYVNTSTGTAWSGWAEIPGGGTTPSAPTAAVVGGELHLIVRAGNDKLVENVHSTTGWSGWNVLPGNGSTPDAPAVTEYNGTLRLAVRAVNNLIYLNTYAAGAWTGWIPVPGNGWTASPLGLASYDGLLRLFARGGNDQLFTIASHGTTFNRWTELSGNRPTPSGPAANVYDGDLHLFVRGLDNKVYVNTGRA, via the coding sequence GTGCGGAGGATCGCGGTGGGGTGGCTGGCGGCGTTGAGCGTCGCGGGCACGATGCTGGTGGGCGCGCCGGCGGCGGCACAGTCGGTGCCGGACGGCGCGGCGCTGGAGGGGATGAAGGTCCGGCTGGACCGTGCCGCCAGCGTTCCGGACGAGGTGACCGGCTGGTACGCCGACGTGGACGGACAATCACTGGTGGTACAGGCGCTGCCGGGTGGAGCCGCGACAGCCCGGCGGTTCGTCGAGAACAACGGGACGCCGAAGCGCGCGGTGCGCGTCGTCGAGGCTGCCGGGCGCCCGCAACAGGAGTCGGACCGGCTGGGCGCCGGCCACGGTTACCTGATCGGCGGGACCGCCGGCTGCACGACCGGGTTCGCGGTGACGGAGAACCTCACCGGTGACGCCGGGTTCCTCACCGCCGGGCACTGCGCGCTCGAGACGCCTCCGGGGGCGCTCACCGCGGATGGCCGGCCGCTGGGCGTCTGGGGCGGCTACTCCTTCCCGTACGTCGACATGGCCTGGGTACGCACCTACACCGACTGGCGCCCGACCGCCGAGGTGCTCGGCCTCGGCCCGGTCGACGGCGACGAACCCGCTTCCGAGGGCACCACGGTCTGCCGTAGCGGCGTCACGACCGGCGTGCGGTGCGGGACCATCCTGGCCAAGAACGTCACCGTCATCTACCACGGCACGAACGGCGGCCCGGACAAGGTGATGACCGGCCTGACGATGACCGACGCCTGCTCCGAGCCGGGCGACTCCGGTGCCCCGTACGTCGCCGGCGACCAGGCCCAGGGCATCCACTCCGGCGGCACCGACCTGTTGTGCGACGACGAGGACGACCGGTCGTACTTCCAGCCGATCCGCCCGATCCTGCACACCTTCGGTCTCAGCCTGACCCGCTACTGGCAGGGCTGGAACGAGGTGCCCGGCGGGCAACTCGTCGCCTCGAGCCCGGCGGTGACGACCTTGGCCGGCGCCGAGCACGTCTTCGCCCGCCGCGCCGACGGCCAGATCATCCAGAACGTCCGCACGGGCACCCAGTGGTCGGGCTGGTCACCGGTGCCGGGCGGCCGCACCACCCCCAGCGCGCCGACGGTCACCGTCCACAACAACATGCTGTATCTCTTCGTACGTGACACCGCCGGCCGCATCTACGTCAACACGTCCACCGGCACGGCGTGGTCCGGCTGGGCCGAGATACCCGGCGGCGGCACCACCCCGAGCGCCCCCACCGCCGCCGTCGTCGGCGGGGAGCTGCACCTCATCGTGCGGGCCGGCAACGACAAGCTCGTCGAGAACGTCCACAGCACCACCGGCTGGTCCGGCTGGAACGTGCTGCCCGGCAACGGCAGCACCCCCGACGCGCCCGCCGTGACCGAGTACAACGGCACGCTGCGCCTGGCCGTACGCGCCGTCAACAACCTGATCTACCTCAACACCTACGCGGCCGGGGCCTGGACCGGCTGGATCCCGGTGCCCGGTAACGGCTGGACCGCCAGCCCACTCGGCCTGGCCAGTTACGACGGCCTGCTGCGCCTGTTCGCTCGGGGCGGCAACGACCAGCTGTTCACCATCGCCTCCCACGGCACCACCTTCAACCGCTGGACCGAGCTGTCCGGCAACCGCCCGACCCCGAGCGGCCCGGCCGCCAACGTCTACGACGGCGACCTGCACCTGTTCGTCCGCGGGCTGGACAACAAGGTCTACGTCAACACCGGGCGGGCCTGA
- a CDS encoding TOPRIM nucleotidyl transferase/hydrolase domain-containing protein, which translates to MATLDGRTGRQGKSPAGPATAMVTDRRELVRRSLDGYVSGPDAPTLATARALAKVDDAVAVVLVEGISDQIAVETAAVGRGRDLAAERIVVVPIGGAHAIGRFLTRSGPLGARVRLAGLCDLREEDLFRRGIAARVGATPTRAEMERLGFHVCVDDLEDELIRAVGAAEVEALFDSQGDLGSFRSLQSQPAWRGRRPEAQMRRFLGSGSRRKLRYARLLVEAAVGRDALPRPLDALLTAV; encoded by the coding sequence ATGGCTACGCTCGACGGGCGGACAGGACGCCAGGGCAAGTCACCCGCCGGACCAGCAACCGCCATGGTCACCGACCGCCGTGAGCTTGTCCGCAGGTCGCTCGACGGCTACGTCAGCGGCCCCGACGCCCCGACCCTGGCGACGGCCCGCGCCCTGGCGAAGGTCGACGACGCGGTGGCCGTGGTGCTCGTCGAGGGCATCAGCGACCAGATCGCCGTGGAGACAGCCGCTGTGGGTCGCGGCCGGGACCTCGCGGCGGAGCGGATCGTGGTCGTGCCGATCGGCGGGGCGCACGCGATCGGCCGCTTCCTGACGAGGTCGGGCCCGCTGGGCGCCCGGGTACGGCTCGCCGGCCTGTGCGACCTGCGTGAGGAGGATCTGTTCCGCCGCGGTATCGCCGCCCGGGTCGGCGCGACCCCCACCCGCGCCGAGATGGAACGCCTCGGGTTCCACGTCTGCGTCGACGATCTGGAGGACGAGCTGATCCGCGCCGTGGGCGCCGCCGAGGTCGAAGCACTCTTCGACTCGCAGGGCGACCTCGGGTCGTTCCGCTCGTTGCAGAGCCAGCCGGCCTGGCGCGGCCGGCGGCCCGAGGCGCAGATGCGGCGGTTCCTGGGCAGTGGCTCGCGTCGCAAGCTGCGCTACGCGCGACTGCTCGTCGAGGCGGCGGTCGGCCGGGATGCCTTGCCTCGGCCGCTCGACGCACTGCTCACCGCCGTGTGA